AGCCTGTCACGGGTGCCTCCCCAGGGGTGGATGTGTTCGTTAGCTCTTGCTGTGTAACAGATTATCCCCAACTGGCTTATCTCagggtttctgtgggtcaggttTGGGCACAGCTTAGCTGGCTCCTTTGGCTCAGGGTTGCTCTCAAAGCTGCGTCAAGGTCTTGGCCAGGCTTGCAGTTACCTCGAGGCTGGACTCAAAGGATCTGCCTCCATGCCTCTCCGAGGCTGTTGCCTGGAGGCATCTGTTCCGAGCCACGTGGGCCTCTCCACAGGGCAGCTCACAGCTTGGCAGCTGGCTTTCCTCAGGGCAAGCCAGGGAGAAGGCAGGGGAGAGCGAGGAAGGTGGAAGCTACAGCTTCTGCATAACCTAATCAGGGAAGTGACATCTCACGGCTGTGTCGTGCTCTGTGCATCAGAAGGaagtcactaggtccagcccacGCTCAAGGGCGGGGAGGACATGGGAAAAGCACCATGAGGCAGGGATCATTCTCCTCTTCCCCGCTCAAATGGTAGCCCACAAGATACGTGTCATGCAGTTTACAGATCCCACTTACTGTCTTGAGGATTGGTCTGTACGAGTCCATAAATTTTCCTCTGCTTGCGTAGTATTCCATCACAGGGCTGTATCATCACTCACTTGATCAGTTCCTTTCTAATGAACATTTATGTTATCTCTAATCTTTTGTTACTAAAAAAAGGGAACGGTGATGAATAATGTTGACGTACATCGTTTGGCACATGTGCAATGTGTTTGTTGGGTTACCTCCCTAGATTTGGAATTGCAGGTTAATTTATAGCTTTGATAGATGCTGTCTAGAGGCACTCTACTAGCTTGTACTCCCATCAGCATCATAACATTCAAGTTCCAGTTTCAATGAACTATTTGGACAAGGGCTTGGATGCTCATACAAGGTCGTGCCATCCGCTGCAGCATTGCCTTTTTAATCATAAACGGTCTACTTGCCCATTGAcagaagattattttttaaaattacaatcatGTCCTATCCTGGATCCATacagccatttatttatttattttatacatttattgatttttggctgcattgggtcttttttggtgcgtgcgggctttctctagttgtggcgagtgggggctactcttcattgcagtgcgcgggcttctcattgcagtgacttctcttgttgcggagcacgggctctaggcgcatgggctccagtagttgcagcacacgggctcagtagttgtgcctcgcaggctctagagcgcaggctctagatcacaggctcagtagttgtggcacacgggcttagtcgctccgcagcatgtgggatcttcccagaccggggctcgaacccgtgtcccctgcattggcaggcagattcttaaccactgcgccaccagggaagtcccatacagcCATTTACGATTGAACATTTAGCTCAGTGTCAAGGATGGTACTTACAAGTGTTACATTTGTGTATCATTTAGGACGCTTTTGGGAGCAAGTAACAAATACTCTGTTTAAAAGGGACAAACCAGAGCTTCTCAACTTCAATGTGCAGAAGAATCACCTGAGGGTCTAGTTAACGGGCagcttctgattcagcaggtccaGGGTGGGTCCAGCAGGTCCTGAGATGCcgcatttctgacaagctcccaggtgaggctgaCGCTGgaggtccacagaccacactttgagtagccaaAGCATAAACCACATAGACATTCATCTTCTCCTTCTGCAGAAGTCTGCAGGTGGGTGACTCCAGGATGAAGCCAGCAGCTTTGAGAAGGCGAGACTCTATTTTGGCCTGTTGCTGCCTCCCttgctgcccccctcccccatcagttACAAGTGGCTGCAGCACCCTGTGGCTCGCCCGCTTCTCACTTAGAGAGAAAATCTTTCCCAGAACCTTCATCCTCCGCTACCCCACAAGCATACTTTTTTTTGAATCTCAGTGATGGGTCAATGCTTTAGGGGAATGAGATTGCATGCTAAGCAAAATCAGTCATGATTCACCCCCTTGGGTGACATTTGACGTTTCCTCATTAGCAAGGAAGAAGGGAAACAGGCTTGTGACTGCTGTGCTATGTTATCTCACTTAGTTCTCCCACGCAATAACCTTATTATCCCCATTCAAGACTGAGGAGACAGCTGTAAGaggtaaatgacttgcccaaggtcatacagttatCAGAGGCAAAGGTAGGGCTCACGCCCGTCACCACTACTCTTAGTAACTTTTAGTTACTGTGCTGCTCTGCTTCCCAACAGGTATGACAATCGGTGCCGGAGCCTGAGCGAGGCGCAGGTGGCCCAGAAGCTGGCCAAAGACCCCAAGCCTCCCATCCGCTTCCACCTGGAGAGGGAGGCGCCTGCCTTCCAGGACTTGGTGTATGGCTGGAATCGGCATGAGGTGGCCAGTGTGGAGGGGGACCCAGTCATCCTGAAGAGCGACGGCTTCCCCACCTACCACCTGGCCTGTGTGGTGGACGACCACCACATGGGCATCAGCCACGTGCTGCGGGGCTCCGAGTGGCTGGTCTCCACCTCCAAGCATCTGCTCCTCtaccaggccctgggctggcagCCCCCGCACTTTGCCCACCTGCCCCTGCTCCTCAACAGGGATGGCAGCAAACTGTCCAAGAGGCAAGGGGACATCTTCCTGGAGCATTTTGCTGCCGCCGGCTTCCTGCCAGATGCCTTGCTCGATATCATCACCAGCTGCGGCTCAGGGTTTGCAGGTACCCACTCCCCAAGAGGTACTGGTGGAACCATAGCACTGAAGAGCCAGGGCCTTGGGTCAGGCCGCCTGGCCTTCAGTCCCAGCTGTGCCGcccactggctgtgtgatcttataCATGTTCCTTCTCTTATTtgacaagtgtttattgagcCAGACACCGTGTTACGTGCTTGGGGCTACAATGGTGAACAAGGTAGATgtaatccctgccctcaaggatctTATGATCTGTGAGCCTCGGTtgcctcatctgtagaatgggctaagtgtctacctcacagggttaAGTTAGGGTTCACTGAGCTCCTGACTATGAGGCACCAGCACAGTATCTGCCACACAACAGCACAAAAATTACAGATCCTGTGATTATTGTAATTACATTATTAATAGAAGTACAAGTAGGTACTCTGACAGTATTACTAGTATTACTGTGACTCTAGTTTATTCCAAGCTGACCAAAGACTTAGGCCCACATCTTGATGATGCACAAAATAGGATGACCTTTTGGAGGGGGGACGATTTCTGAAAATGTGGCCATAGTCTGCTTCCTGCTTTTTCTGCTCgtatctcatttaaaccttaaAATATCCTTGAGGGGTATTTATTATCCCCACTGTTTGTTAGAAGcttgtgaggctcagagagattgagTAACTTgccgaagtcacacagctagtgagggcTGTGGCAGAGGCTCAAGCCTAACCAGGATGCCCACTGACTGCGTGAGACGGGCCACCGCTCGTGAGAAGCAGCTCGTGCCTCAGCTCTTCTCACTCTGGCTGCACTTTGGAATCCACCAGGAAGCTTATGAAATGCAGTCCTGCTCAGACCCCATCCAAAACCAGTCGGGTCAGATCCCTGGGGCGCAGCCAGGCAGTGAGCAGGCTGTTCTTGCAGCTCGTGTCTTTGAGGGCCGTGAGGGTTGATTTAGCCGGATTGTTTTCAAGCTTTTTGTTCTTTAGTGACAGAACCCTTTCTGCAAATGAAAGCTCACTCGGGCCCTTGGtatataaaatacctagaagtCGAATCTGTTTGGGCAGCCTCCCTTGTGATTGAAGGTGGAAtggcagggtggggggtgggtgctgagcagctgggcctgccTCACTTGCAGAGAACCAGATGGGCAGGACCTTGCCAGAGCTGATCTCACAGTTTGACCTGACCCGGGTCACCTGCCACTCAGCCCTGCTGGACCTGGAGAAGCTCCCAGAATTCAACAGGTGAGCGGGGAATCTGGAGCACCCCCAGGAGAAAAGGGCTCACCGGCTGATGCTGGGTCCCCACGGTGGAAGGTCTAgtgggctctggagtcacacACACTTGATTTTGACCATGGGCTCAGGTGTCTAGTGCCATGTGACCACTGGTAAGTCACCTAACCTCCTCAAGCCTCTTTTCTCTAAAATGTTTTCTCACCTTAGGCGATTGTTCAGTTAAATTAAGCCTCAAACTATTTTGCACATAGAAAGCGCTCAGTAAAATGGCAGGTACGGTTTTTGTAGTCACCATTATTCCTGCTCAGCCCCTCCCCTACCCAGCCAACACAGTAACAGTGCTGTGTCATGgcatctgttttacatttcaaGTAGTTCTTCCCTGCGAAACCTCCAGCCACAGTTACAGTTCGGATCACTGTTGCCACGTCTCAGGCTAAGGGCATTAGAGGGAAAGCCAGAGGACAGGTCCATACTTAAGGGCCAGGGACTCTTTGATGTCTTCTCTTGAGCCTTGGTTTGGGGGCAGGCTCTTCTCGGTGCTTTATGGCATGAGCCCAGGGGATTCACATCGACTGCGGGTGTGTCAAGGACGTTACTTCATGTACTTCCCACATCAGACATAAGGTCAGTTGTATGATTTTGCCCTAGTGTGCATACAAGGAGAGCAAGATGTCAGGAAGTTGAATAACCAGCCCAAGTTCAAGTTCACACAGTAATGatgggcatctttttttttattattatttttatttatttatttttggctgcgttgggtcttcgttgcggtgtgcaggcttctcattgcggtggcttcttgttgtggagcatgggctctaggtgcatgggcttcagtagtcgcggctcacgggctctagagcacaggctcagtagttgtggcacacaggcttagttgctccacggcatgtgggatcttcccgggatCGAACAGAGATCGACAGGGATTGAACtcctgtcccctgcgttggcgggcggattcttaaccactgtgagtGGGCATCTCTTGAGTGGGGCATTCAGGAGCAAACAGCGTGCACATTGAATGCAGCCTGTTCTCTACCTTTCTTATCATGGAGAAAGCGATATCCCTGGGAGTAATGGAGTTGGAACGGGGGAGATACTTTGTGACCCATTCCAGTCCTCTGCAAAGCATGAAGGGGAGCCAGAGGGAGACGGCAGTGGGCTTTTGCTTGGGATAGATGCCCTCAGTTTTTGTGCAGCCGAAGCTGTTCTCTTTAGTTGTTTCTGTAATCAAGCCACTGCTATGATTATTTCAGTAACAGTTGTAAAGATAGTAGTTGTCATAGCAGTGCTAGTGGTGTGGTGGAGGTAGTGATGGTAACGAACATTTATCTAGCACTTGGCTACGTCCCAGGCCGTGGACTATCTCAAGCCTGATTTCTTTCTTCCCACTGTCTCATCTAACTACTAAGGAGGTCCTAGAAACAGTTTCAGTACAAATTTCATGTGATTTCTCTTCATTCGTTTTAGAAAGTGATGGTTTTGGGCCAGTGAGTGCTCCAGATTGCTTCCCAGACGGTCTCATCCTTCCACCCTGTGTTCAGACTCCCTGCCCGTCTCCAACTGCCGGGTGTGGCAGTAACGCAGGCCTGGTACTCAGTGCTTTACAGACAGCTCCTCATTTACTCTGCCCAGCGCCCTGTGAGGGAGGCCCCGTTGTTCCCACAGTAACAGACAAGCACCCTGAGCTCCGAACGGTTGTGTAACTTGCTGCAGACATCTGGCAAAGCTGGCTTCACCCACAGGCCTGTGCAGTCTCAGAGCCCATGAGATGATCAAGAGTCCCTTGCTGCCTACCTTTCTTCTGCGGCAGGGACAGGGGCCCAAGCGCCTACAGAATGGCCCTCGGCCCCTTGCTGCTCGCTCTCTTGGGTCCCTCCAGTCGTGCTGGGGACAGGGTGAGGGCAGCCCAGAGACAGGACTGACAGGGCCTGGTTTGAGGCTTGGAGTCTTAGAGGCTTTGTTGCTTCTGAAGGAGGGAACAAGGCGGTTAGAAGAATTCTGAAAAGGGAAAGATTTGACCTGACAGGAAAACTTGAGCTTTTTAACTGTGAGCCGTGAATTCAGAGAACTGTGCCGTCTGGACATGGCTTTGAATCCTAGAAATCCATATTCTCGACCTCTGCCCTTTTGCTCCAGAGCCCCATGCTTTGAACTCTGCGAGGAGGCAGGCACCGCCAGGTTCTGCTTTGTAAACTCAGGTGCCTGTTGAGGCCAGGCAGGTAGCTCAGAGGAGGGTGGCGGGCCATGTGAGAGGCCCTGGGGAGCAGAGGGACGGGCAGACCTTCGGCaccctcctctctgctccagccGGAAGGTGTCATTCTTCAAACCCCACCCACTCCACTGGGGAAGAGGGTTGTCTGGGCTGGAGATGCCCGTGGCAGGACGGTCCCTTGGCTTCCCCGGCAGGCTGCACCTCCGCCGGCTGGTGAGCGATGAGACCCAGAGACGCCAGCTGGTGGGGAAGCTACAGGCTCTCGTGGAGGAGGCATTCGGGAGCCAGCTGCAAGACAGGAATGTGCTGGACGCAGCCTACGTGGAGAGGATCATCCTGCTGAGACAGGTGTGGTGTCGGGAGCTCGGGGGGGACCCAGGGAGCGGGTGGCGCCCCACTCCTCCCCCTCCCGCTGCGTCAGAGCCCCATCCCAGGACGTTCAGTGACCGCCTCTTCCCCCAGGGTCACATTTGCCACCTGCAGGATTTGGTCTCCCCAGCGCACTCCTACCTGTGGACTCGCCCTGCTGTGAGTCGAGCGCAGCTGGGCGCCATCTCGGAGAAGGTGGACATCATTGCCAAGCGTGTGCTGGGGTGAGTGTCCGCAGGCTGAGTTCAGGGTTCTgcacctctcttccctctctccccaccaggGCCCCCCTTCACTCCAGGGCTCGGCTGTCAGGCCTGCAGTACAGCCCCAGAGCTAGCGAGAGGTTCTCCATGAGACGATCACTCACGGCTCTCTTGGCGGAAGGGCTGACCCTGAGGAGCCCAGGCTCTCCCAGGAAGAGGCGGTGGTCTGGCGCTGGGATCGGACCCACCTGGGTTCCGTTCCCGCCCCACCCCTCGCTGGCCCAGTTAGTTCACTTGCCCAGGGGGC
This portion of the Pseudorca crassidens isolate mPseCra1 chromosome 15, mPseCra1.hap1, whole genome shotgun sequence genome encodes:
- the EARS2 gene encoding nondiscriminating glutamyl-tRNA synthetase EARS2, mitochondrial isoform X1 is translated as MAVLLKRLLHPRRPPEALGRPLGRREASLGTHAGPAVRVRFAPSPTGFLHLGGLRTALYNYVFAKKHGGNFILRLEDTDQTRLVPGAAENIEDMLEWAGIPPDESPRRGGPAGPYLQSQRLALYAQATEALLKSGAAYPCFCSPQRLELLKREALRNHQTPRYDNRCRSLSEAQVAQKLAKDPKPPIRFHLEREAPAFQDLVYGWNRHEVASVEGDPVILKSDGFPTYHLACVVDDHHMGISHVLRGSEWLVSTSKHLLLYQALGWQPPHFAHLPLLLNRDGSKLSKRQGDIFLEHFAAAGFLPDALLDIITSCGSGFAENQMGRTLPELISQFDLTRVTCHSALLDLEKLPEFNRLHLRRLVSDETQRRQLVGKLQALVEEAFGSQLQDRNVLDAAYVERIILLRQGHICHLQDLVSPAHSYLWTRPAVSRAQLGAISEKVDIIAKRVLGLLEGPGMSLTQDMLNGELKKLSEGLEGTKHSNVMKLLRVALSGQLQGPPVAEMMLSLGPKEVRERIQKVLSS
- the EARS2 gene encoding nondiscriminating glutamyl-tRNA synthetase EARS2, mitochondrial isoform X4; translation: MAVLLKRLLHPRRPPEALGRPLGRREASLGTHAGPAVRVRFAPSPTGFLHLGGLRTALYNYVFAKKHGGNFILRLEDTDQTRLVPGAAENIEDMLEWAGIPPDESPRRGGPAGPYLQSQRLALYAQATEALLKSGAAYPCFCSPQRLELLKREALRNHQTPRYDNRCRSLSEAQVAQKLAKDPKPPIRFHLEREAPAFQDLVYGWNRHEVASVEGDPVILKSDGFPTYHLACVVDDHHMGISHVLRGSEWLVSTSKHLLLYQALGWQPPHFAHLPLLLNRDGSKLSKRQGDIFLEHFAAAGFLPDALLDIITSCGSGFAENQMGRTLPELISQFDLTRVTCHSALLDLEKLPEFNRLHLRRLVSDETQRRQLVGKLQALVEEAFGSQLQDRNVLDAAYVERIILLRQGHICHLQDLVSPAHSYLWTRPAVSRAQLGAISEKVDIIAKRVLGGSVSGRWSVGCSTRQDKRLSPLPSRAGSLG
- the EARS2 gene encoding nondiscriminating glutamyl-tRNA synthetase EARS2, mitochondrial isoform X7; the encoded protein is MLEWAGIPPDESPRRGGPAGPYLQSQRLALYAQATEALLKSGAAYPCFCSPQRLELLKREALRNHQTPRYDNRCRSLSEAQVAQKLAKDPKPPIRFHLEREAPAFQDLVYGWNRHEVASVEGDPVILKSDGFPTYHLACVVDDHHMGISHVLRGSEWLVSTSKHLLLYQALGWQPPHFAHLPLLLNRDGSKLSKRQGDIFLEHFAAAGFLPDALLDIITSCGSGFAENQMGRTLPELISQFDLTRVTCHSALLDLEKLPEFNRLHLRRLVSDETQRRQLVGKLQALVEEAFGSQLQDRNVLDAAYVERIILLRQGHICHLQDLVSPAHSYLWTRPAVSRAQLGAISEKVDIIAKRVLGLLEGPGMSLTQDMLNGELKKLSEGLEGTKHSNVMKLLRVALSGQLQGPPVAEMMLSLGPKEVRERIQKVLSS
- the EARS2 gene encoding nondiscriminating glutamyl-tRNA synthetase EARS2, mitochondrial isoform X5 translates to MAVLLKRLLHPRRPPEALGRPLGRREASLGTHAGPAVRVRFAPSPTGFLHLGGLRTALYNYVFAKKHGGNFILRLEDTDQTRLVPGAAENIEDMLEWAGIPPDESPRRGGPAGPYLQSQRLALYAQATEALLKSGAAYPCFCSPQRLELLKREALRNHQTPRYDNRCRSLSEAQVAQKLAKDPKPPIRFHLEREAPAFQDLVYGWNRHEVASVEGDPVILKSDGFPTYHLACVVDDHHMGISHVLRGSEWLVSTSKHLLLYQALGWQPPHFAHLPLLLNRDGSKLSKRQGDIFLEHFAAAGFLPDALLDIITSCGSGFAENQMGRTLPELISQFDLTRVTCHSALLDLEKLPEFNRLHLRRLVSDETQRRQLVGKLQALVEEAFGSQLQDRNVLDAAYVERIILLRQGHICHLQDLVSPAHSYLWTRPAVSRAQLGAISEKVDIIAKRVLGKDLL
- the EARS2 gene encoding nondiscriminating glutamyl-tRNA synthetase EARS2, mitochondrial isoform X2, which gives rise to MAVLLKRLLHPRRPPEALGRPLGRREASLGTHAGPAVRVRFAPSPTGFLHLGGLRTALYNYVFAKKHGGNFILRLEDTDQTRLVPGAAENIEDMLEWAGIPPDESPRRGGPAGPYLQSQRLALYAQATEALLKSGAAYPCFCSPQRLELLKREALRNHQTPRYDNRCRSLSEAQVAQKLAKDPKPPIRFHLEREAPAFQDLVYGWNRHEVASVEGDPVILKSDGFPTYHLACVVDDHHMGISHVLRGSEWLVSTSKHLLLYQALGWQPPHFAHLPLLLNRDGSKLSKRQGDIFLEHFAAAGFLPDALLDIITSCGSGFAENQMGRTLPELISQFDLTRVTCHSALLDLEKLPEFNRLHLRRLVSDETQRRQLVGKLQALVEEAFGSQLQDRNVLDAAYVERIILLRQDLVSPAHSYLWTRPAVSRAQLGAISEKVDIIAKRVLGLLEGPGMSLTQDMLNGELKKLSEGLEGTKHSNVMKLLRVALSGQLQGPPVAEMMLSLGPKEVRERIQKVLSS
- the EARS2 gene encoding nondiscriminating glutamyl-tRNA synthetase EARS2, mitochondrial isoform X3; translated protein: MAVLLKRLLHPRRPPEALGRPLGRREASLGTHAGPAVRVRFAPSPTGFLHLGGLRTALYNYVFAKKHGGNFILRLEDTDQTRLVPGAAENIEDMLEWAGIPPDESPRRGGPAGPYLQSQRLALYAQATEALLKSGAAYPCFCSPQRLELLKREALRNHQTPRYDNRCRSLSEAQVAQKLAKDPKPPIRFHLEREAPAFQDLVYGWNRHEVASVEGDPVILKSDGFPTYHLACVVDDHHMGISHVLRGSEWLVSTSKHLLLYQALGWQPPHFAHLPLLLNRDGSKLSKRQGDIFLEHFAAAGFLPDALLDIITSCGSGFAENQMGRTLPELISQFDLTRVTCHSALLDLEKLPEFNRLHLRRLVSDETQRRQLVGKLQALVEEAFGSQLQDRNVLDAAYVERIILLRQGHICHLQDLVSPAHSYLWTRPAVSRAQLGAISEKVDIIAKRVLGSPPVLGLETSTLPALHLFLHICLLLPPIICKSLSVGF
- the EARS2 gene encoding nondiscriminating glutamyl-tRNA synthetase EARS2, mitochondrial isoform X6 — protein: MAVLLKRLLHPRRPPEALGRPLGRREASLGTHAGPAVRVRFAPSPTGFLHLGGLRTALYNYVFAKKHGGNFILRLEDTDQTRLVPGAAENIEDMLEWAGIPPDESPRRGGPAGPYLQSQRLALYAQATEALLKSGAAYPCFCSPQRLELLKREALRNHQTPRYDNRCRSLSEAQVAQKLAKDPKPPIRFHLEREAPAFQDLVYGWNRHEVASVEGDPVILKSDGFPTYHLACVVDDHHMGISHVLRGSEWLVSTSKHLLLYQALGWQPPHFAHLPLLLNRDGSKLSKRQGDIFLEHFAAAGFLPDALLDIITSCGSGFAENQMGRTLPELISQFDLTRVTCHSALLDLEKLPEFNRLHLRRLVSDETQRRQLVGKLQALVEEAFGSQLQDRNVLDAAYVERIILLRQGHICHLQDLVSPAHSYLWTRPAVSRAQLGAISEKVDIIAKRVLGP